TGCTGTTCGAGGAGCTCTCTGATACGCCGGACTTCGTCGAGGAGCGCGCCGAACTGGCCCTCGGACTCGGCTCGTGTGCTCGCCGTGACGGGGCTGTCCGCGGCGGCGTGGTCGTCGCCGTCTGTCGCCTCGGCCGGTCGCCGGCGAACCTTGCCGAGTATCTGGTCTCTGATCTCCTCGTAGTCACCGACTCCTCCGACCGTGAGCTCAGCGCCCGTCTGCCCCCCGTAGCCGGCCGTGTGGACACCGACCGACCCGGCGCCGACGAGGCGCTGAAGCGGCCCCTGCACGGCGTTGACGTTGGTAATCCGGTTGTACGGAACGGTCGTCTTCTGCTGGAAGAAGACCCCGCGCCGGTACTCGACCTCGTCGTCGGTCAGCCGATAGTCGGCCGTCCGGAAGAACGCCGGAATCCACCACGTAACGAAGCCGAACGCGACCACGACGAGCACCCCACCGGCGACGCGGACCCACCACGCGATTTCGACGAGGATTCCACTGACTGCGAGGAGGCCGATGACGGCGAGGACGAGCGCGAATCCGAACGCCTCGACGGCGAAGTAGTACCGCGTGAGTCTCTCGGGCTTGAACCACTCGTTTTCCGGTCTCATGACGGACAGGAGGCGCGCCGACGACTTGTAGCGGACCGGAGATTCCTGTGACGCGAGAACGGAACCCATCGCCGGTGTCACACCGGCCCCGCTCGCGTCGGGGCGTCGAGGGGCTCGTCGGGTCGGCCCACGTCTTCGGGCTCGATTCGAACGCCACGCCGTCTCCCGGGACGTGCCGGGTCGGTATCCCGGCAGAGACGTCGGAAAGAGGAGGCGTTAACCCGTCTGCGGTTCTCCATCCGGACGATGTCCGACTCTGACACGACCGACAACGGTGCCCC
This is a stretch of genomic DNA from Salinigranum halophilum. It encodes these proteins:
- a CDS encoding PH domain-containing protein translates to MRPENEWFKPERLTRYYFAVEAFGFALVLAVIGLLAVSGILVEIAWWVRVAGGVLVVVAFGFVTWWIPAFFRTADYRLTDDEVEYRRGVFFQQKTTVPYNRITNVNAVQGPLQRLVGAGSVGVHTAGYGGQTGAELTVGGVGDYEEIRDQILGKVRRRPAEATDGDDHAAADSPVTASTRAESEGQFGALLDEVRRIRELLEQQRDRTA